In Synechococcus sp. A18-25c, a single window of DNA contains:
- a CDS encoding DUF2301 domain-containing membrane protein → MTMADPQFDGVYGPFTITASDRAEVQRYRFCLLISGIAMTAGLLHWWLIGSQWAWVWLMPLCIGLGLALQWIHIYLRPLHQALQLFWLMGCLGWLVLMWKVSPGQALQTLGLNPLWILAVGPLFAALTGIGFKEFFCFRRPEAVGLTLLLPIALLGRLTGLVGTSSCMGLMLIAALLLLVLSMRKFGMDAAADVGDKSVFAYLDAQRQVANP, encoded by the coding sequence ATGACCATGGCCGATCCCCAGTTCGACGGTGTGTACGGGCCGTTCACAATCACCGCCTCGGATCGTGCGGAGGTACAGCGCTACCGGTTCTGCCTGCTCATCAGCGGCATCGCCATGACCGCAGGCCTTCTCCATTGGTGGCTGATCGGCAGCCAGTGGGCCTGGGTCTGGCTAATGCCGCTCTGCATCGGGCTTGGCTTGGCCTTGCAGTGGATTCATATCTACCTGCGCCCACTGCATCAAGCGCTGCAACTCTTTTGGTTGATGGGCTGCCTGGGGTGGTTGGTGCTGATGTGGAAGGTCTCACCGGGCCAAGCCCTCCAGACCCTTGGCCTCAATCCCCTTTGGATTCTGGCCGTCGGCCCCCTGTTCGCGGCATTGACCGGCATTGGGTTCAAAGAATTTTTCTGCTTCAGACGCCCGGAAGCTGTTGGCCTCACCCTGTTGCTGCCGATCGCCCTTCTGGGCCGGTTAACGGGCCTGGTCGGCACCAGCAGCTGCATGGGGCTAATGCTCATTGCCGCCCTGCTGCTCCTGGTGCTGTCGATGCGCAAATTCGGCATGGACGCAGCGGCCGACGTGGGAGACAAGAGCGTGTTTGCTTATCTGGACGCCCAGCGCCAAGTCGCCAACCCGTGA
- a CDS encoding glutathione S-transferase C-terminal domain-containing protein has product MSIPPLVVRSVRQGWQWQWRQLMGGLGPADSQGNYQRPESQPMQTEVLDADDLQRREPAWQPRLIIGRSCPWAHRVWLMVQLRGLTDSIQVLMATADHNEGRWRLEPSWLDCSSLLELYRYCGAEPSLRATVPVLVDPGAGPESQARLLGNDSSPLSAALNRWPAAAGAPDLSPPHLKDAIERWQTLLQPAVNDGVYRCGFARTQAAYDRASSALFEALQHTEVALRRTGPWLCGEVLTLADVRLFPTLIRWESVYAPLFGCSAQPLWMFPALWTWRQRFLNLPGVASTCDAAAWRHDYFGALFPLHPGGIVPDGPSLSTLVNQPVPQP; this is encoded by the coding sequence ATGTCAATCCCTCCGCTGGTGGTGCGCAGCGTCCGACAGGGCTGGCAGTGGCAATGGAGGCAATTGATGGGCGGCCTCGGCCCGGCCGACAGCCAAGGCAACTATCAGCGCCCCGAGAGCCAACCGATGCAAACCGAAGTTCTCGATGCTGACGATTTGCAGCGACGTGAACCGGCATGGCAGCCAAGACTGATCATCGGTCGCAGCTGCCCCTGGGCCCATCGGGTGTGGCTGATGGTGCAACTGCGCGGTCTGACCGATTCAATCCAAGTGCTCATGGCCACAGCAGATCACAACGAAGGGCGATGGCGGCTGGAGCCCAGCTGGCTGGACTGTTCAAGCCTGTTGGAGCTTTATCGGTACTGCGGCGCCGAACCAAGCCTGCGGGCCACGGTTCCCGTGCTGGTGGACCCCGGTGCTGGACCAGAGAGCCAAGCCAGGCTTCTGGGCAATGACAGCAGCCCTCTGAGTGCTGCGCTGAACCGCTGGCCAGCCGCAGCAGGTGCGCCGGATTTGTCACCGCCGCACCTGAAAGACGCCATCGAGCGATGGCAGACCTTGCTGCAACCCGCGGTCAATGACGGGGTCTACCGCTGCGGCTTCGCCAGAACGCAGGCGGCCTACGACCGAGCCAGCTCCGCCCTGTTCGAAGCCCTGCAGCACACCGAAGTGGCGTTGCGTCGAACAGGGCCATGGCTGTGCGGGGAGGTCCTAACCCTTGCGGATGTGCGCCTTTTTCCGACCTTGATTCGCTGGGAAAGTGTGTACGCCCCCTTGTTCGGCTGTAGTGCCCAGCCGCTGTGGATGTTCCCAGCACTATGGACCTGGAGACAGCGGTTCCTCAACCTGCCGGGAGTGGCCTCCACTTGTGATGCCGCGGCCTGGCGTCATGACTACTTCGGCGCCCTGTTCCCGCTCCATCCCGGGGGGATCGTCCCGGATGGACCGAGCTTGAGCACACTGGTGAATCAACCAGTCCCGCAGCCATGA
- a CDS encoding aspartoacylase, translated as MAKPRVLVVAGTHGNEINGPWLLEQWTSNPSLIDSCGCQVETIIGNPGARADGRRYRDRDLNRSFRPDLLERVREDPDQADQEMRRAHELLEAFGPHGQTPCDCVIDLHSTTAAMGNCMVVYGRRPADLALAALVQAHLGLPVYLHEADAAQQGFLVERWPFGLVLEVGPVPQNVRRHDIVDQTRRGLQACLEALAAVIDGSARYPEQLVVHRHLGSIDLPRGNDGGASALIHPQFQNSDWVPLRRGDPLFITADNTIVPFDGPQGAVPVFINEAAYAEKAIAFSLTCRECWPLSPDWDKGLRSLLSMD; from the coding sequence ATGGCAAAGCCCCGAGTGCTGGTGGTGGCGGGCACCCACGGCAATGAGATCAATGGCCCCTGGTTGCTAGAGCAATGGACCAGCAATCCATCTCTGATCGACAGCTGCGGTTGCCAGGTGGAGACCATCATCGGCAATCCCGGTGCCCGTGCTGATGGGCGTCGGTATCGCGACCGGGATCTCAACCGCTCCTTCCGTCCCGACCTTCTCGAACGCGTCAGAGAGGACCCCGATCAAGCGGATCAGGAGATGCGGCGTGCTCATGAGCTATTGGAAGCGTTTGGACCGCACGGCCAGACCCCCTGTGATTGCGTCATTGATCTGCACAGCACCACAGCCGCCATGGGCAACTGCATGGTGGTGTACGGACGCCGGCCGGCTGATTTGGCACTGGCGGCTCTCGTTCAAGCCCATCTTGGTTTGCCCGTCTATCTCCACGAAGCAGATGCGGCGCAGCAGGGATTCCTGGTGGAACGCTGGCCCTTTGGCTTGGTGCTTGAGGTGGGCCCAGTGCCTCAGAACGTGCGACGCCACGACATCGTCGACCAGACCAGGCGCGGGCTTCAGGCCTGCTTGGAGGCGCTGGCCGCGGTGATCGACGGGTCAGCCCGCTATCCCGAACAGCTCGTGGTTCATCGTCATCTCGGCAGCATTGATCTGCCAAGGGGGAATGACGGTGGTGCATCAGCCCTCATCCATCCCCAGTTTCAAAATAGTGACTGGGTGCCTCTGCGTAGGGGCGATCCGTTGTTCATCACAGCCGACAACACGATCGTCCCTTTCGATGGTCCTCAAGGCGCCGTGCCGGTCTTTATCAATGAGGCGGCCTATGCCGAAAAAGCGATCGCCTTCAGTCTCACTTGCCGTGAATGCTGGCCCTTGTCACCAGACTGGGACAAGGGACTCCGATCATTGCTGAGTATGGATTAG
- the psbA gene encoding photosystem II q(b) protein produces the protein MTTTIQQRSGANGWQSFCEWVTSTNNRLYVGWFGVLMIPTLLAATTCFIVAFIAAPPVDIDGIREPVAGSLIYGNNIISGAVVPSSNAIGLHFYPIWEAASLDEWLYNGGPYQLVVFHFLIGIFCYMGREWELSYRLGMRPWICVAYSAPVAAASAVFLVYPFGQGSFSDGMPLGISGTFNFMLVFQAEHNILMHPFHMMGVAGVFGGSLFSAMHGSLVTSSLVRETTESESQNYGYKFGQEEETYNIVAAHGYFGRLIFQYASFNNSRSLHFFLAAWPVVGIWFTALGVSTMAFNLNGFNFNQSILDGQGRVLNTWADVLNRANLGMEVMHERNAHNFPLDLAAAESTPVALQAPAIG, from the coding sequence ATGACCACCACCATTCAGCAGCGCTCCGGCGCCAATGGCTGGCAGTCCTTCTGCGAGTGGGTCACCTCCACCAACAACCGCCTGTATGTGGGCTGGTTCGGTGTGCTGATGATCCCCACCCTGCTGGCTGCCACCACCTGCTTCATCGTTGCGTTCATCGCAGCACCCCCCGTCGACATCGACGGCATCCGTGAGCCCGTTGCTGGCTCCCTGATCTATGGCAACAACATCATCTCCGGTGCTGTTGTGCCCTCCTCGAACGCCATCGGCCTTCACTTCTATCCCATCTGGGAAGCTGCCTCTCTCGACGAGTGGCTGTACAACGGCGGTCCTTACCAGCTGGTTGTCTTCCACTTCCTGATCGGCATCTTCTGCTACATGGGCCGCGAGTGGGAACTCTCCTACCGCCTCGGCATGCGCCCCTGGATCTGCGTTGCTTACAGCGCACCTGTGGCTGCTGCCTCCGCCGTGTTCCTGGTGTACCCCTTCGGTCAGGGTTCCTTCTCTGACGGCATGCCCCTGGGCATCTCTGGCACCTTCAACTTCATGTTGGTGTTCCAGGCTGAGCACAACATCCTGATGCACCCCTTCCACATGATGGGCGTCGCAGGTGTGTTCGGTGGATCCCTGTTCTCCGCCATGCACGGTTCCCTGGTGACCTCCTCCTTGGTGCGTGAAACCACCGAGAGCGAGTCCCAGAACTACGGTTACAAGTTCGGCCAAGAGGAAGAGACCTACAACATCGTGGCTGCCCACGGTTACTTCGGTCGCCTGATCTTCCAATACGCCTCCTTCAACAACAGCCGCAGCCTGCACTTCTTCCTGGCTGCCTGGCCCGTTGTCGGCATCTGGTTCACTGCCCTGGGCGTCAGCACCATGGCTTTCAACCTGAACGGTTTCAACTTCAACCAGTCCATCCTTGATGGTCAGGGCCGCGTCCTGAACACCTGGGCTGATGTGCTGAACCGCGCCAACCTCGGCATGGAAGTGATGCACGAGCGCAACGCTCACAACTTCCCCCTCGACCTGGCTGCTGCTGAGTCCACTCCTGTGGCTCTGCAAGCTCCCGCCATCGGCTGA
- a CDS encoding metallophosphoesterase, with protein sequence MKQPGRRDFLRLMAGAAASGSALELLLRQGVSQPHLSEPTSPPQLQAERLRIGLISDLNSSYGSTSYGASVGRGVNLLLQQKPDLVICAGDMVAGQKTSLSDHQLAAMWEGFETFVRRPLQEAGIPLLPAMGNHDASSQRSQGRWIYARERQQASLFWNKHQQELPSGLTAGENFPFQYAWHEPGLFLVVMDASSATVSSAQRQWLSRTLKSPQRQSDDLCLVVGHLPITAFSQGRARAGECIFNAASLAAELREAGVDLVISGHHHAWYPAEALGLRLLSLGAMGSGPRRLIGSSVTSPASLTLLDWSPSDQSVSERTLNLNSFSEMQIDLLPTTIVAPGFAEARRRSTQWERPQRGSVVQRISQQKAPS encoded by the coding sequence ATGAAGCAGCCCGGACGGCGAGACTTTCTGCGGCTCATGGCCGGCGCCGCTGCGTCGGGCTCGGCCTTGGAGCTCCTGTTGAGACAAGGGGTTTCGCAACCACATCTTTCCGAACCAACCAGCCCTCCCCAACTCCAAGCAGAGCGCCTCAGGATTGGGCTGATCAGCGATCTCAACAGCTCGTACGGCAGCACCAGCTATGGCGCCAGCGTTGGACGAGGCGTGAACCTTCTGTTGCAGCAGAAGCCCGACCTGGTGATTTGCGCCGGAGACATGGTCGCGGGCCAAAAAACATCGCTCTCCGACCACCAGCTCGCAGCGATGTGGGAAGGCTTTGAGACCTTCGTGCGACGGCCACTGCAGGAGGCTGGCATTCCCCTACTTCCAGCGATGGGAAATCACGACGCATCAAGTCAACGATCTCAAGGCCGCTGGATCTATGCGCGGGAGCGGCAGCAGGCCTCACTGTTTTGGAACAAGCATCAGCAGGAGCTGCCATCAGGGCTCACGGCAGGGGAGAACTTTCCATTTCAGTACGCCTGGCATGAACCAGGTCTTTTTCTCGTCGTGATGGATGCCTCATCCGCAACTGTGAGCAGTGCTCAGCGGCAATGGCTTTCCCGCACGTTGAAGTCACCGCAGCGTCAGAGCGATGACCTTTGCCTTGTTGTGGGCCATCTCCCCATAACGGCCTTTAGCCAGGGCCGGGCACGCGCTGGCGAATGCATCTTCAACGCCGCATCGCTGGCTGCTGAGCTACGCGAAGCCGGGGTGGATCTCGTGATCTCGGGTCATCACCATGCCTGGTATCCCGCTGAGGCTCTGGGGCTTCGACTGCTGAGCCTTGGCGCGATGGGCAGCGGACCGCGGCGACTGATCGGCAGCAGCGTCACCTCACCGGCCTCGCTCACATTGCTGGATTGGTCTCCTTCCGATCAATCGGTCTCCGAAAGAACGCTAAACCTCAACAGCTTCTCTGAGATGCAAATAGATCTGCTCCCAACAACCATTGTTGCGCCTGGTTTTGCCGAGGCCCGTCGACGCAGCACCCAGTGGGAGCGTCCTCAACGCGGTTCAGTCGTTCAACGCATCAGCCAACAAAAAGCCCCCTCGTGA
- a CDS encoding DUF389 domain-containing protein has protein sequence MNADSLSSRKLKRLHRSHMRDAELNEVFLVLSVGASLIATLGLLANSAAVVIGAMVVAPWITPLRAAAFAILLGEVRLLGRSLRTLLVGVSTTTLLSLILGLVAGLPKFGAEVLTRTEPNLLDLGIALVAGGLATYAKLRSDAVSSVAGTAIAVALVPPVCVMGLLLSHQRWSEASGAGLLFTTNLLGILTGGLMLMAWKDQQFRHVLRRSHLSAASFLLTGLLLIPLGSSFVSLLGQARKDNTRDIVQRTIQRFLTKETLTFGDPESVDVERVDIDWDQNPPVIRVVVRVADPNRPTFTQVSKVQEEINRRQPIRFRMVVQRTAVDVVGPKEQPNENSPEARQLLSPPPIPEAPAPSPTEAITGDDAQSGDERGLTQDSAPLTMEAEAQPKPTTQELTEDQQP, from the coding sequence ATGAACGCGGACAGCTTGTCCAGCAGGAAGCTCAAGCGACTGCACCGCAGTCACATGCGTGATGCAGAGCTGAATGAGGTGTTTCTCGTGCTGAGCGTGGGGGCAAGTCTGATCGCCACGCTGGGGCTGCTTGCCAACAGCGCTGCTGTGGTGATCGGCGCGATGGTGGTTGCCCCTTGGATCACACCGCTGCGGGCTGCTGCCTTCGCCATTCTCCTTGGGGAGGTGCGGTTGTTGGGACGATCGCTCAGGACTCTGCTGGTGGGGGTATCCACCACCACGCTGCTGTCGTTGATCCTGGGTTTGGTGGCCGGTCTCCCCAAATTCGGAGCAGAAGTCCTGACCAGGACCGAGCCCAACCTTCTGGATCTAGGCATTGCCCTCGTGGCTGGGGGATTGGCGACCTACGCCAAATTGCGCAGTGATGCGGTGAGTTCCGTGGCAGGAACAGCCATTGCCGTCGCCCTCGTGCCACCGGTCTGTGTCATGGGTCTGCTGCTATCGCATCAGCGCTGGAGCGAGGCCTCCGGAGCTGGCCTGCTTTTCACCACCAACCTGCTGGGGATCCTCACTGGCGGCCTCATGCTGATGGCTTGGAAAGATCAGCAATTCCGCCATGTACTGCGTCGCAGTCACCTGAGTGCAGCCAGTTTTCTGCTCACAGGCCTGTTGTTAATTCCCCTGGGAAGCAGCTTTGTGAGCCTGCTGGGGCAGGCCCGCAAAGACAACACGAGAGACATCGTGCAAAGGACCATTCAACGCTTTCTGACCAAGGAGACCCTCACCTTCGGAGACCCTGAATCCGTTGATGTGGAGCGGGTGGATATCGATTGGGATCAAAACCCACCGGTGATTCGTGTGGTTGTGCGTGTCGCTGACCCCAACCGCCCCACATTCACACAAGTGTCGAAAGTGCAGGAGGAAATCAATCGCCGCCAACCGATTCGCTTCAGGATGGTGGTTCAACGCACCGCAGTGGATGTCGTCGGTCCCAAAGAACAACCCAACGAAAACAGCCCTGAAGCCCGACAGCTACTGAGCCCTCCACCGATCCCAGAAGCTCCCGCACCGTCGCCAACCGAGGCAATCACAGGGGATGATGCGCAGTCAGGAGATGAGCGTGGGCTCACCCAAGACTCAGCGCCATTGACCATGGAAGCGGAAGCACAACCCAAACCAACCACACAAGAGTTGACCGAAGATCAGCAACCCTGA
- a CDS encoding photosystem II assembly family protein gives MLWLALFASGGLGLFVMTFRLSAGDQVVISDLTIQVGAVVLFGFLLWFDRSRDS, from the coding sequence TTGCTCTGGCTGGCGTTGTTTGCGTCCGGTGGCCTAGGCCTTTTTGTGATGACCTTCCGCCTCTCCGCCGGGGATCAAGTTGTCATCAGTGACCTCACCATCCAGGTCGGGGCCGTCGTCCTCTTCGGCTTCCTGCTCTGGTTCGATCGATCCAGAGACAGCTGA